The following are from one region of the Candidatus Denitrolinea symbiosum genome:
- a CDS encoding type II restriction enzyme has protein sequence MSPYRGHLNSSDDLVTTYEATRAGFVALALEKNRKATPYVAEARALQTAASAAKTPAGLLKIKGIESGLLTAAGLSDKAFNHLLPEDRKEAIKGLIKNFLEPAGTKFVEELVFRFLLTRGDTLGGSMRNIGGALAQRKLTRAIISTLAIAGISYQWQHAKSRKWLDMTDDDSDIELSLRGLSWHNGTGNRTLIYNLTVPLVKNNVDLCLFNALPAEVEASKYKIPETYIALGELKGGIDPAGADEHWKTAQTALNRIREAFFEVSATPRTFFVGAAIEKKMSAEIWEQLESGILSNAANLTDERQVMSISQWLCGL, from the coding sequence ATGAGTCCATATCGAGGTCATCTTAATTCCAGTGATGATTTGGTAACAACCTACGAAGCAACTCGCGCAGGTTTTGTAGCCCTTGCCTTAGAAAAGAACCGAAAAGCCACGCCTTATGTAGCAGAAGCCCGTGCGCTCCAGACAGCCGCATCAGCAGCAAAAACGCCTGCTGGTTTGCTGAAAATTAAAGGAATAGAATCTGGCCTCCTAACAGCGGCAGGATTGTCTGATAAAGCATTTAATCATCTGTTACCCGAAGATAGAAAAGAAGCCATAAAGGGTCTGATCAAGAATTTTCTTGAACCAGCGGGAACAAAATTTGTAGAAGAATTAGTGTTTCGCTTTTTGCTGACTAGAGGCGATACGCTAGGCGGTTCAATGCGAAATATTGGGGGCGCTTTAGCGCAAAGGAAATTAACTCGCGCGATTATTTCAACGCTAGCCATTGCAGGCATCAGTTATCAATGGCAACACGCCAAAAGTCGAAAATGGCTTGACATGACAGACGATGACTCCGACATTGAGTTATCGTTACGGGGTTTAAGTTGGCACAATGGAACTGGTAATCGCACGTTGATCTACAACTTGACTGTTCCATTAGTCAAAAACAACGTTGACCTGTGCTTGTTCAACGCATTGCCCGCTGAAGTAGAAGCGAGCAAATATAAAATCCCTGAAACCTACATTGCGTTGGGCGAACTCAAGGGTGGAATTGATCCCGCAGGAGCAGATGAACACTGGAAAACTGCTCAAACCGCATTAAACCGAATTAGGGAAGCATTTTTCGAAGTAAGCGCAACGCCGCGCACATTTTTTGTAGGCGCGGCTATTGAGAAAAAGATGTCCGCAGAAATTTGGGAGCAATTAGAGTCGGGCATTTTGAGCAATGCCGCAAACTTAACCGATGAGAGGCAGGTTATGTCTATTTCACAATGGCTGTGTGGTCTGTAA
- a CDS encoding zinc metalloproteases M50, translating to MSFPEPELLTSLVSRVFRIEDVTSGDPQKGWILRYRGHLLGDDSAAAYDLLADSVRTYGLTPLFRKDGDKHVVFLVPSLPEPKKRFPLVNIVLFLLTVFSVMLAGASPEGTPPADQGAQALWLLKSIFTGWPFALSLLGILLAHEFGHYLMSRYHKTAATLPFFIPLPFSILGTMGAFIQMQAVPKNKRILFDIGVAGPLAGMVVAAPVLLFGLTLSQLGPIVQDPNGFIEGNSLLYLLSKYLVFGQLLPSPASLSGLPLLQYWLQYFFTGHPVPFGGTDVFIHPVAFAGWAGLLVTALNLIPVGTLDGGHITYALFGEKIRKAYPFILGLLAALGLVWSTWWLWALLLLWLGRVHAEPLDQITELDPPRRAVGWFAILLFALVFSPVPMVLLG from the coding sequence ATGTCGTTTCCCGAACCCGAGCTTCTTACCAGTCTTGTTTCCCGCGTTTTCCGAATTGAAGACGTGACCAGCGGCGATCCGCAAAAGGGATGGATCCTCCGCTATCGCGGCCATCTACTCGGCGACGACTCCGCCGCGGCCTACGACCTTCTGGCGGATTCCGTCCGAACCTACGGACTCACCCCCCTCTTCCGCAAAGACGGCGACAAGCACGTCGTCTTCCTCGTCCCCTCCCTCCCCGAACCGAAGAAGCGTTTCCCGCTCGTCAACATCGTCCTCTTCCTGCTGACCGTCTTCAGCGTGATGCTGGCCGGGGCCTCGCCCGAAGGGACTCCGCCCGCCGACCAGGGCGCGCAGGCGCTGTGGCTGCTGAAATCCATTTTCACGGGCTGGCCGTTCGCCCTCAGCCTGCTGGGGATTTTGCTGGCGCACGAGTTCGGCCATTACCTGATGAGCCGTTACCACAAGACCGCCGCCACGCTCCCGTTCTTCATCCCGCTCCCGTTCAGCATCCTCGGGACGATGGGCGCGTTCATCCAGATGCAGGCCGTCCCGAAGAACAAACGCATCCTGTTCGACATCGGCGTGGCGGGCCCGCTGGCGGGGATGGTCGTCGCGGCCCCCGTCCTGCTCTTCGGGTTGACGCTTTCCCAGCTCGGCCCAATCGTCCAGGACCCGAACGGCTTCATCGAAGGCAACTCGCTGCTCTACCTGCTCTCCAAATACCTTGTCTTCGGGCAACTGCTCCCCTCGCCCGCCTCGCTCAGCGGACTGCCCCTCCTCCAATATTGGCTTCAATACTTCTTCACCGGGCATCCCGTCCCCTTCGGCGGCACGGACGTGTTCATCCACCCCGTCGCGTTCGCGGGCTGGGCGGGATTGCTCGTCACCGCGCTGAACCTCATCCCGGTCGGCACGCTCGACGGCGGACACATCACCTACGCGTTGTTCGGCGAAAAAATCCGCAAAGCCTACCCGTTCATCCTCGGCCTCCTCGCCGCGCTGGGACTGGTCTGGAGCACCTGGTGGCTCTGGGCGTTGCTCCTGCTCTGGCTGGGACGCGTCCACGCCGAGCCGCTCGACCAGATCACCGAACTCGATCCGCCGCGCCGCGCCGTCGGCTGGTTTGCCATCCTCCTCTTCGCGCTGGTCTTTTCGCCCGTCCCGATGGTGCTGCTTGGATAA